The window GAAAGTTAGCCTTATTTACAATAAAAGATTATGTATAATTTTAAATAATACAAGAATTATATTAAAAAGCATCATTCCTAGTAAAGTATGGTATGATGCTTTAATTAAAATATATTATAATTTAACTGTCTAATTTAAAGGAATATGTTCTTGGTTTGCTACATTTTATTCATAATATTTTATTATGGCTTGTGTTCCCTCATTATATTTTACTTCATCTTTTAGATAGTTATACATTTCATAAACTAATTCTAAACCTGGTAGAAGTAAATTTAATTTTTGACATTCTTCAAGAGCAAGTCGCATATCTTTGATAAAGTGATGAATGAAAAATCCTGGCTTATAATCTTCTTCTAATATTCTAGGACCATAAGAAGACATTGAAAAACTTCCTGCTGAACCAGTAGAAATAGTTTTTAAGAATAGGTCTGTATCTAAGCCAGTTTCTTTTGCAAATTTATAACTTTCTGCAAGCGAAATCATGGTAGTTGCTATGGCAATTTGGTTTCCAAGTTTTGCATATTGCCCCTTGCCAGTAGTCCCAAAATATTCTATTGTCTTGCAGAATGTTTGAATAAGTTTATAAACTTTTTCTTCAAATATTTTTTTATCTCCACCAACAAAAACTGTAAGTGTTCCATTTTTTGCTCCTATATCCCCACCAGTAACAGGAATATCAAATGTATGAGCATTTTTTTTCAAAAATTCTGCATTAATTTTTTCAGCTAGTGTCGGAGAAGAGGTTGTCATATCTATAAATATTTGATTTTCTTTTGCCTCGGTTATTAGTCCATTTTCTCCAAGATAGACTTCTTCTACATCTTTTGGATAACCAACCATTGTAAAAATAATATCTGCAAATTTTGGAGCGTCAGAAATTTTTTCTAATAAGATAGCTCCGTTTTTTACAACATTAGCACACTTACTTTGTGTTCTGTTGTAAACAAATACTTCATGATCTGCATTAAGTAGATGATTTACAAGACTTTCTCCCATAACACCAACACCAATCCATGCTATTTTCATATAAACTGCCTCCTAGTTTTTTATTATATCTTTATTTTATACTAAGTGGCTTATTTTGTAAATGAATACATTCTAATTTCTATTAACTTTTAAAAATAGTAGATATATGATATACTTAGCTTGTAAAAATAATTATATTTAGGAGATTCAAAATGACAAATCTTTATGATAAAGCAAATGAATTAGAACGTGCCTTGCGTGCTGATGAAAATTATAAGACTGTGGAAGGTGCTTTTGAAGCAGTAAAAGAGAATGCAGAATCTGATAAATTATACAAAGAATTTATTTCAGTGCAAGAAGAATTTATGACTTTAATGAATAAGGGAGAACAACCTTCAGAAGAAAAAACGACTAAATTCCAAGAGTTACAAGCTAAATTGTTAGCTGATGAAAAAGTTAATAATTTAATACAAGCACAACAACGTTTACAAATAACTTTAGATGATATAAATAAAATAATTTATAAACCATTGGAAGAATTATTTAATAAATATGAAAAATAATAACTATAACTTTTTAGTAACAGGTATTTTAGAAGAAGTTTATGGTTTAACAATTAAACACCTTGCACAGCAGTATGTGCAGGGTGCTACTTTTTGTTACGACAACAAAGAAATAGCTGATACAATAAATATAAGATTAGATTTTAATATAAACAAATATAAAATTCAATTATCTAGTGATTATAATAATTACACAAGTTATTCTCTAATAAAAAATTACAAAGATGGTAAATAGTTAAAAAGATTATTAAGTAAATAAATAGTTAAATTTTTTAATAAAGTATTTGATTATGTAAGTCCTTGGGGAATTTTAACAGGTATTAGACCAACAAAACTATTTCATATTCTTTATAAGGAAGATAAAAATTACGACGCGGTAAAGAAAATATTAAAAGAAGATTATCTGTTACTTGATGAAAGTATTTTGGCTTTAGAAAATATTTTTAAGTTGCAACTAGCAACCATACCCGACTTTTATCAAATTAATGACAATGAAGTAAGCATATATATAGGTATTCCTTTTTGTCCAACTAAATGTGCTTATTGCACATTTCCTGCCTATCAAATAAGGAAAAATGATGAGCGTATGCAACCTTTTTTAAATATGCTCTTTGAAGAAATTGATTTAGTTTTTGAAATTTTAACAGAAAAGAAAAAGTCTGTTACCAGCATATATTTTGGCGGAGGAACGCCAACAAGTTTAAGTGCAGAAGATTTGGAAAAAGTTTTGGTTAAGATATATGAAAAAATAGATTTATCAAAACTTCGTGAAATAACTGTTGAAGCAGGTAGACCAGATACCATAGATGAAGAAAAACTGGCTGTCTTAAAAAAATACAAGATAGATAGAATTAGCGTCAATCCTTAAAGTTTTAACGATACTACACTTAGGGCAATAGGAAGGATACATAGTGTTGAAGAAACTATAAAAAAATATCATCTATCAAGACCCTACATCAAGACTATTAATATGGATATGATAGTAGGCTTGCCTGGGGAAAATATTGAAGACATCAAAGATACTCTTAATAATTTTGAAAAACTTGCACCAGAAAATATTACGGTACACGCCCTAAGTTTTAAACGTGCTAGCCAGATGACTAAGCAACGCTCACGCTATCCGGTAGCGAGTGGGAGAGAAGCAGAACAGATGCTTGAGATAACTAAGGAATGGATGAAAAAAATAATTACTTTCCTTATTATCTATACAGGCAAAAAAATATTTTGGCAAATATGGAAAATATAGGATATTCAAAAGCTGGACATATTAATCTATATAATATTATAATAATGGAAGAAGTACAAAATATAATAGGAATAGGTTGGGGAGCAAGTAGTAAAATTATTGATAGGATAATAATATTCATTCAATACTAAATCCTAAAGACCCTGTTAGCTATGGAAATTATAGTAATCAAATAGATAAAAAATTAAAATTAATGCGTGAATATTTATAAAAGGAGGAAATTATGTTTATTAAAGATTTTGAAAATGCAATGCAGATAAATCAGTTTTTTTTAGTAAATAATGTTACTAAGGGAATAGCTACAAGTGGGAAACCCTATTTAACTCTTAGCTTAAAAGATAAGACTGGCAGTATAGAAGCAAAAATATGGGAAGTTAAAGAAGATGACTATGCAAACTTAAAATCTGGAATTTTAATTTATGTAGAGGGGATAGCCAATGAATACAGGGGAAAAATGCAACTAAAAATAAATTCTTATCGCCTAAAAACAGATAGTGATGAAGTTTATGTTGATGACTTTATTCAAGTAGCACCAATTCCTAAAGATACAATGATAGCAGAACTTAATACTTTTTTAAAACTTATAGACAATAAAAATTTAAAGGCTGTTACCATAGAACTTTTAAATAAATATAGAAAAGAATTTGTAACTTATCCTGCTGCCAAGTCTATGCATCATGATTTTTATTCTGGCTTAATTTATCACACTACTACCATGTTAAAAATAGCTCAGGCTCTTATAAATATTTATCCAAGTTTAAATAAAGACTTATTATACAGTGGAATAATCCTGCATGATTTAGGAAAAACTATTGAATTAAGTGGACCTATATCTACTAACTACACCATAGAGGGGGAACTGTTGGGGCATATCTGTACTATGAGTGACGAAGTCTCAAGAACAGCAGAAAAATTAGGCATAGAGGGTGAAGAAATTATTTTATTACGCCATCTTATCCTATCTCATCATGGCAAGTATGAATTTGGCTCTCCAAAATTACCTATGTTAAAAGAAGCGGAAATTTTGAATTTTATTGACAATATAGATGCTCGTATGCAAATGTTTGATAAAAATTTAGTAGATGTTACACCAGGAGAATTTTCGGATAGAATATTCGGTTTGGAAAATCGTCATTTTTATGTGCCAAAATTTGATAAAGAATAATTTTTTATGGCAAAGAAAATAACAAAATTTATAAATAAAAGTAATTAATCTTTTAGTAATAAGATTTTTGCTTCTATTTATTTTTATAGAAAAAATAATAAATTTTTCTTGATTTATTTTTTAAAAAATAGTAATATAGTTATTGGTTCGATTACGAACTATAATTTAAAAAAGGAGAAAAATTTTATGTTAAATCGAATTTTTAAATTACAAGAAAATAAGACAAATGTTTTAACGGAAGTATCATCAGGCTTTATTACATTTTTTTCAATGTCTTATATTATTGTAGTTAATCCAGCTATTTTATCAAGTGTAGGAGTTCCATTAGAAAGAGTTTTTACAGCTACGATACTTGCTATTTTAGTTGGTACTTTAATTATGGCACTTGGGGCTAACTATCCAATAGTTGTAGCACCAGGAATGGCTCTTAATTCTTATTTTGCTAGTGTTGTTGCCATTACTGGAGCAAATTATACAACAATTTTAGCAAGCTGTTTTATTTCAGGGGTAATATTTATTTTACTATCTGCTACAAAATTTAGGGAATCTCTGATTGATTCGATTCCGAACAATCTAAAACATGGGATCTCTGTTGCTATCGGTCTGTTTATTACCTTTATCGGACTTAAAAATTCAGGTATTATAGTAGCTAATAAGGCGACAATATTATCATTAGGAAAATTGAGTGAACCTATGGCTTACCTAACAGTTTTAGGAATAATAGTTATTCTAATTTTATTAGTTTTAGAAGTAAAAGGTGCTATTTTTATAGGAATGTTTGTGGTAGCTGTTGTAAGTTACTTTATGGGTATATTAAAAATTAATGGTATTTTTGGTCTTCCGAAATTTAATTTTTCTTTACTTTATAATCCTATAACTGAAAGTATTAATGTTTTTCAAATGGGTTTGTATGGTATAGTATTCGCCTTTTTAATGGTTACTCTATTTGATACAACAGGAACTATGATTGCAGTTGCTAACCAAGCAGGGCTTATAAAAGATGGGAAAATAGATCGTGTTAGAAATGTTCTTTTAGCTGATTCATTTGGAACAACAGTTGGTGCCTTATTCGGTTCGTCTCCAACAACTGCTTATATAGAATCATCATCAGGAGTGGCAAACGGTGGCCGTACTGGACTAACTTCATTTACAACAGCTATGTTAATTTTAATATCGGTATTTATATTCCCACTAGCTAGTAGTCTAGCGTCTGTTTCTGCTATTACATCACCTGCACTTATAATAATAGGTTCATTTATGATGGAAAACATAGCAAAAATAGAGTGGGGAGATATTACAGAATCATTCCCAGCTTTTGTAACCATCTTGGGTATTCCTTTAACTGGGTCTATCAATGACGGTATTGCATTTGGATTTATTTTCTATGTAGTTTTAAAACTTACTAAAAAACAGGTTAAGGACATTCATCCTTTAATGTATGTTTTTGCAATTTTATTCCTAATTCAACTAGTTTGGTTACACAGTTAGTAATCAATAAGTATTTAGAAAAAACAGAAAATTTATTTGTTAAGAAATAGCATTTTGCTAATAAAATAGAATTAAAAAATTTTTATTTAAGTATTATTATTATAAAACATATTTTACAAGATCCTTTAGAAAAAAGAGAACTATCAGTTCTCTTTTTTCTTTTTTCTCAATGGGATTGATAGAAAATTAATAAAAAATATTTAGTATAGATTTTCTTATCCACACTAAAAAAATTATTGATAGATATAGACTTTTAGTTTATATTAATAATATAAAAAAACTTGGTAGAAAAATTTGCCCAGTCAAGTTTTTTATATTTTTATGGTATTATCTCACCCAGCTTAACTAGCATCTAGAAAAATTATTTTTCTACTAATATTCAGTTTTTCTTTTTTTGAAATTTTTATATTTATATTACGAGCAAAGGTAAAAAGTTTAGTAAGTTCTTAACCAATAGCCTTGAAATCATCTAGTTTAATATTTATATGTTTTAAAATTCTCTTATAGAGATATCCAAATTGAATATGATTTTCTTTTTTATTAGTAGAAATTTATCAATAACTTTTTCCAGTTCCAATGACTTGTCCCGAATATTAGAAAAAGTAATTTTTGCCAAATCTTTATTTTTTATGGTTTCAAGTAATTCTAAAATAAATTTTT of the Gemella sp. zg-570 genome contains:
- a CDS encoding HD domain-containing protein — protein: MFIKDFENAMQINQFFLVNNVTKGIATSGKPYLTLSLKDKTGSIEAKIWEVKEDDYANLKSGILIYVEGIANEYRGKMQLKINSYRLKTDSDEVYVDDFIQVAPIPKDTMIAELNTFLKLIDNKNLKAVTIELLNKYRKEFVTYPAAKSMHHDFYSGLIYHTTTMLKIAQALINIYPSLNKDLLYSGIILHDLGKTIELSGPISTNYTIEGELLGHICTMSDEVSRTAEKLGIEGEEIILLRHLILSHHGKYEFGSPKLPMLKEAEILNFIDNIDARMQMFDKNLVDVTPGEFSDRIFGLENRHFYVPKFDKE
- a CDS encoding radical SAM protein, producing MALENIFKLQLATIPDFYQINDNEVSIYIGIPFCPTKCAYCTFPAYQIRKNDERMQPFLNMLFEEIDLVFEILTEKKKSVTSIYFGGGTPTSLSAEDLEKVLVKIYEKIDLSKLREITVEAGRPDTIDEEKLAVLKKYKIDRISVNP
- a CDS encoding YlbF family regulator, whose protein sequence is MTNLYDKANELERALRADENYKTVEGAFEAVKENAESDKLYKEFISVQEEFMTLMNKGEQPSEEKTTKFQELQAKLLADEKVNNLIQAQQRLQITLDDINKIIYKPLEELFNKYEK
- a CDS encoding NAD(P)-dependent oxidoreductase — translated: MKIAWIGVGVMGESLVNHLLNADHEVFVYNRTQSKCANVVKNGAILLEKISDAPKFADIIFTMVGYPKDVEEVYLGENGLITEAKENQIFIDMTTSSPTLAEKINAEFLKKNAHTFDIPVTGGDIGAKNGTLTVFVGGDKKIFEEKVYKLIQTFCKTIEYFGTTGKGQYAKLGNQIAIATTMISLAESYKFAKETGLDTDLFLKTISTGSAGSFSMSSYGPRILEEDYKPGFFIHHFIKDMRLALEECQKLNLLLPGLELVYEMYNYLKDEVKYNEGTQAIIKYYE
- a CDS encoding NCS2 family permease gives rise to the protein MLNRIFKLQENKTNVLTEVSSGFITFFSMSYIIVVNPAILSSVGVPLERVFTATILAILVGTLIMALGANYPIVVAPGMALNSYFASVVAITGANYTTILASCFISGVIFILLSATKFRESLIDSIPNNLKHGISVAIGLFITFIGLKNSGIIVANKATILSLGKLSEPMAYLTVLGIIVILILLVLEVKGAIFIGMFVVAVVSYFMGILKINGIFGLPKFNFSLLYNPITESINVFQMGLYGIVFAFLMVTLFDTTGTMIAVANQAGLIKDGKIDRVRNVLLADSFGTTVGALFGSSPTTAYIESSSGVANGGRTGLTSFTTAMLILISVFIFPLASSLASVSAITSPALIIIGSFMMENIAKIEWGDITESFPAFVTILGIPLTGSINDGIAFGFIFYVVLKLTKKQVKDIHPLMYVFAILFLIQLVWLHS